From a single Lytechinus variegatus isolate NC3 chromosome 9, Lvar_3.0, whole genome shotgun sequence genomic region:
- the LOC121421658 gene encoding CD151 antigen-like isoform X3 codes for MVAGCGPKIAKLILFILNFCVWAAGIVLIGIGSWITARQQDYTDLFSEDTILIVTGVTIGVGCFIFIVGFCGCCGALKEGTFLLKLYFFFMVLIIILEITAGILAFVFDDELEESMIEGMTYTINNTYPTTDASKESIDGVQNGFDCCGAMGYADYANSQNFANNLAVPESCCIDGASVAQCQAGTKGNPTNPELVHSQGCVAASVDTIQDNYLIIGAVCLALLVFEVLAMWVTCCVISAINEYEYK; via the exons ATGGTGGCTGGTTGCGGTCCGAAGATTGCTAAATTGATCCTCTTCATATTGAACTTCTGTGTATGG GCGGCAGGTATTGTACTGATCGGAATCGGATCATGGATAACCGCCCGGCAACAAGACTACACGGATCTGTTCTCTGAGGACACGATATTGATCGTTACAGGGGTAACGATAGGGGTGGGGTGCTTCATCTTTATCGTCGGCTTCTGTGGATGTTGTGGGGCTCTGAAAGAAGGAACGTTCTTATTAAAACTG tattttttcttcatggTTCTAATCATTATTCTGGAGATCACCGCCGGTATCCTAGCATTTGTCTTCGATGATGAG CTTGAAGAAAGTATGATTGAAGGAATGACATACACCATCAATAACACCTACCCAACAACTGATGCCTCCAAAGAATCCATCGATGGCGTCCAAAATGGT TTCGATTGCTGTGGAGCCATGGGATACGCCGACTACGCAAACTCACAGAACTTTGCTAATAATCTAGCTGTTCCCGAGTCCTGCTGTATCGATGGAGCATCCGTTGCGCAATGTCAGGCCGGTACAAAGGGAAATCCCACTAATCCAGAACTAGTCCACAGTCAG ggatgCGTTGCCGCTTCCGTCGATACCATACAGGATAACTACTTGATCATCGGTGCTGTTTGCCTTGCTCTTCTTGTTTTTGAA GTACTGGCCATGTGGGTCACATGTTGTGTAATTAGCGCCATCAAcgaatatgaatataaataa
- the LOC121421658 gene encoding CD151 antigen-like isoform X2, producing the protein MVAGCGPKIAKLILFILNFCVWAAGIVLIGIGSWITARQQDYTDLFSEDTILIVTGVTIGVGCFIFIVGFCGCCGALKEGTFLLKLYFFFMVLIIILEITAGILAFVFDDELEESMIEGMTYTINNTYPTTDASKESIDGVQNGFDCCGAMGYADYANSQNFANNLAVPESCCIDGASVAQCQAGTKGNPTNPELVHSQGCVAASVDTIQDNYLIIGAVCLALLVFEILTMVFTCCVISGIDNGEYA; encoded by the exons ATGGTGGCTGGTTGCGGTCCGAAGATTGCTAAATTGATCCTCTTCATATTGAACTTCTGTGTATGG GCGGCAGGTATTGTACTGATCGGAATCGGATCATGGATAACCGCCCGGCAACAAGACTACACGGATCTGTTCTCTGAGGACACGATATTGATCGTTACAGGGGTAACGATAGGGGTGGGGTGCTTCATCTTTATCGTCGGCTTCTGTGGATGTTGTGGGGCTCTGAAAGAAGGAACGTTCTTATTAAAACTG tattttttcttcatggTTCTAATCATTATTCTGGAGATCACCGCCGGTATCCTAGCATTTGTCTTCGATGATGAG CTTGAAGAAAGTATGATTGAAGGAATGACATACACCATCAATAACACCTACCCAACAACTGATGCCTCCAAAGAATCCATCGATGGCGTCCAAAATGGT TTCGATTGCTGTGGAGCCATGGGATACGCCGACTACGCAAACTCACAGAACTTTGCTAATAATCTAGCTGTTCCCGAGTCCTGCTGTATCGATGGAGCATCCGTTGCGCAATGTCAGGCCGGTACAAAGGGAAATCCCACTAATCCAGAACTAGTCCACAGTCAG ggatgCGTTGCCGCTTCCGTCGATACCATACAGGATAACTACTTGATCATCGGTGCTGTTTGCCTTGCTCTTCTTGTTTTTGAA ATCTTGACCATGGTATTTACTTGCTGTGTCATTAGCGGTATTGATAATGGAGAATATGCATAA
- the LOC121421658 gene encoding CD151 antigen-like isoform X1, producing MVAGCGPKIAKLILFILNFCVWAAGIVLIGIGSWITARQQDYTDLFSEDTILIVTGVTIGVGCFIFIVGFCGCCGALKEGTFLLKLYFFFMVLIIILEITAGILAFVFDDELEESMIEGMTYTINNTYPTTDASKESIDGVQNGFDCCGAMGYADYANSQNFANNLAVPESCCIDGASVAQCQAGTKGNPTNPELVHSQGCVAASVDTIQDNYLIIGAVCLALLVFEILTLWFTCCVISGIGNQVEPF from the exons ATGGTGGCTGGTTGCGGTCCGAAGATTGCTAAATTGATCCTCTTCATATTGAACTTCTGTGTATGG GCGGCAGGTATTGTACTGATCGGAATCGGATCATGGATAACCGCCCGGCAACAAGACTACACGGATCTGTTCTCTGAGGACACGATATTGATCGTTACAGGGGTAACGATAGGGGTGGGGTGCTTCATCTTTATCGTCGGCTTCTGTGGATGTTGTGGGGCTCTGAAAGAAGGAACGTTCTTATTAAAACTG tattttttcttcatggTTCTAATCATTATTCTGGAGATCACCGCCGGTATCCTAGCATTTGTCTTCGATGATGAG CTTGAAGAAAGTATGATTGAAGGAATGACATACACCATCAATAACACCTACCCAACAACTGATGCCTCCAAAGAATCCATCGATGGCGTCCAAAATGGT TTCGATTGCTGTGGAGCCATGGGATACGCCGACTACGCAAACTCACAGAACTTTGCTAATAATCTAGCTGTTCCCGAGTCCTGCTGTATCGATGGAGCATCCGTTGCGCAATGTCAGGCCGGTACAAAGGGAAATCCCACTAATCCAGAACTAGTCCACAGTCAG ggatgCGTTGCCGCTTCCGTCGATACCATACAGGATAACTACTTGATCATCGGTGCTGTTTGCCTTGCTCTTCTTGTTTTTGAA ATTCTAACTTTATGGTTTACTTGCTGTGTCATTAGTGGGATAGGCAATCAAGTTGAACCATTTTAG